In Acidobacteriota bacterium, a genomic segment contains:
- a CDS encoding MFS transporter, producing MRRRDKLTLAALCAGHFVNDSYSSIIYPLLPLIKIKLGLTATQVFWLAPLYAISSSLMQPVYGFISDRYFRRSFAVFGPAITGIFVSMIGLAPSYGILIVLLVAGGIGIGSFHPQGAAMAATAASDRRRVGMALFSAVGTLGFAVGPLVITRVVSAYGLEHSYYLVGTGLLMSAVLYRICPPLPAHSSSAPGVEKIKWQLLAALRTAWKPLTLLYLITVIRSGLQMTTNNYLPFMLEDRGYSLTDTGNMLTVFLLLGGVGGIAGGFTAERFSGRAVTLYSGLLAGPLMIGSFATTGLLSVVCLGLGGFMLLATIPVIVAMAQELVPGQTSTVSALMMGAAWGVGALAPQALSTFVPAFGYRNVLIFASAVTMVTVVLAYLLPRDEPIHRRIVESDLATASAVGD from the coding sequence ATGCGCAGAAGAGATAAGCTGACACTTGCCGCCCTTTGCGCAGGGCACTTCGTCAACGATTCTTATTCGAGCATCATCTATCCGCTACTGCCGTTGATCAAAATCAAGCTCGGCCTCACCGCGACCCAGGTCTTCTGGCTCGCGCCGCTCTACGCGATTTCGTCTTCGCTGATGCAGCCAGTCTATGGCTTCATCTCAGACCGATACTTCAGGCGGTCCTTCGCGGTGTTTGGCCCGGCGATCACCGGCATCTTTGTGTCGATGATCGGGCTGGCGCCGTCATACGGGATTCTGATCGTCTTGCTCGTAGCCGGCGGGATAGGAATAGGCTCCTTTCATCCGCAAGGCGCGGCGATGGCGGCCACAGCGGCAAGCGACCGCCGCAGAGTCGGGATGGCGCTATTTTCAGCGGTGGGCACGCTCGGGTTCGCAGTCGGACCGCTGGTGATAACCAGAGTCGTTTCGGCCTACGGTCTGGAGCACTCCTACTACCTAGTCGGAACCGGTTTGCTGATGTCGGCCGTGCTCTATCGAATATGTCCGCCGCTCCCGGCGCACAGCTCATCGGCGCCCGGGGTTGAGAAGATCAAGTGGCAACTGCTTGCCGCGCTGCGCACTGCGTGGAAGCCGCTCACTCTGCTTTATCTAATCACGGTGATCCGCTCGGGCCTGCAGATGACCACCAACAACTACCTGCCCTTCATGCTGGAGGACCGGGGCTATTCGCTAACGGACACGGGCAACATGCTGACTGTGTTTCTATTGTTGGGAGGAGTAGGCGGAATTGCCGGCGGCTTCACCGCCGAGCGGTTCTCCGGCCGCGCAGTGACCCTGTACTCGGGCTTGCTGGCGGGGCCGTTGATGATTGGCTCTTTCGCAACTACCGGCCTGTTGAGCGTCGTCTGTCTCGGGCTTGGCGGATTCATGTTGCTGGCCACGATTCCGGTCATCGTAGCGATGGCTCAGGAACTGGTGCCCGGTCAGACCAGCACCGTCTCGGCATTGATGATGGGAGCGGCGTGGGGAGTGGGCGCGCTTGCACCTCAGGCGCTTTCGACGTTCGTGCCGGCGTTCGGCTATCGCAACGTGCTGATCTTCGCTTCGGCCGTTACGATGGTCACCGTCGTGTTAGCTTACCTTCTACCGCGCGACGAGCCCATTCACCGCCGAATAGTCGAGTCGGATCTGGCAACCGCAAGCGCAGTCGGCGATTGA